One Paenisporosarcina sp. FSL H8-0542 genomic region harbors:
- the rpsG gene encoding 30S ribosomal protein S7, which translates to MPRKGPVSKRDVLPDPIYNSKLVTRLINKMMVDGKRGTSQKILYGAFELVQERSGKDPLEVFDAALANIMPVLEVKARRVGGSNYQVPIEVRPERRSTLGLRYLVNYSRLRGEKTMEERLANEILDASNNTGASVKKREDMHKMAEANKAFAHYRW; encoded by the coding sequence ATGCCTCGTAAAGGTCCTGTTTCCAAACGTGACGTGTTACCAGATCCAATTTATAATTCAAAACTTGTAACTCGTTTAATCAATAAAATGATGGTAGATGGTAAAAGAGGTACTTCTCAAAAAATTCTTTATGGAGCGTTTGAACTTGTTCAAGAACGTTCAGGTAAAGATCCTTTGGAAGTATTTGATGCAGCATTAGCTAACATCATGCCAGTACTTGAAGTTAAAGCTCGCCGTGTTGGTGGTTCTAACTATCAGGTGCCAATCGAAGTTCGTCCAGAACGCCGTTCTACATTAGGTCTTCGCTACCTAGTTAACTATTCTCGTCTTCGTGGGGAGAAAACTATGGAAGAGCGTTTAGCTAATGAAATTCTTGACGCTTCTAACAACACAGGTGCTTCTGTGAAGAAACGTGAAGATATGCACAAAATGGCGGAAGCGAACAAAGCATTCGCTCATTACCGCTGGTAG
- the rpsL gene encoding 30S ribosomal protein S12, with protein MPTINQLVRKPRKSKTVKSGSPALNKGYNSSKKTLTNVSSPQKRGVCTRVGTMTPKKPNSALRKYARVRLTNLIEVTAYIPGEGHNLQEHSVVLIRGGRVKDLPGVRYHIVRGALDTAGVNGRMQSRSLYGTKRPKVKKS; from the coding sequence ATGCCTACAATTAACCAATTGGTACGTAAGCCTCGTAAATCCAAAACAGTCAAATCTGGCTCACCAGCATTGAACAAAGGGTATAACAGCTCTAAAAAAACGTTAACAAACGTTAGTTCACCGCAAAAACGTGGGGTTTGTACTCGTGTTGGTACAATGACACCAAAAAAACCAAACTCAGCGCTTCGTAAATATGCGCGTGTACGTTTAACTAACCTAATTGAGGTTACTGCGTACATCCCGGGTGAAGGTCATAACCTTCAAGAACATAGTGTTGTTCTAATCCGTGGAGGACGAGTTAAAGATTTACCGGGTGTTCGTTACCATATCGTACGTGGTGCTCTTGATACTGCCGGTGTAAACGGTCGTATGCAAAGCCGCTCACTATACGGTACTAAACGCCCTAAAGTTAAAAAAAGCTAA